One segment of Nothobranchius furzeri strain GRZ-AD chromosome 13, NfurGRZ-RIMD1, whole genome shotgun sequence DNA contains the following:
- the LOC129162105 gene encoding uncharacterized protein isoform X1, giving the protein MGRPKGAKPPHSAAEKQRLYRARRDADPERRERYLEREKRKYREDLESGKKKTIDQLSEREKRRRRKKWRETYHTIKDRKKVQQYLVTPPNTPQLSPEQAIDPQPRTSRQCDQGRRRRRKTLKNLEKQIHQLQGLLRKQTQKTEKYKKKVQRMTKKVLKKKTKETESPRTKVKRQMTQLPPAAIQKTLLFHEALVDGIRNKYRKAQGEKERQIIAKVLTGKVLKKYRLQRLAQNSLGFSKKRWRNDENVNYSYQRKRNSRVPDSLTSRVRAFYTRDDVSRITTGKRQTITWKKTKKQKRFLLDTMKNLHMKFLAEEQSSISYSLFCLLRPFWVIHPTLSDRDTCMCKMHENLGFIVQKLHNLKVISTINLEDLVKTIACDTENMKCMYGECSECKNLCCPVSSKYNPESQETYLEWAIVDKEHNNDPSGKTSKITIKQESQATQEELLDQLNLLLHRFKRHSYNIKNQFTHYRALRQGLKSHECLIHVDFSENYVCKYSTEIQAVHFGASHQQATLHTGVLYVNTSSCPMSFCTVSPSRLKGPPAIWQHLSPVLDYVHVAHPEVSTIHFYSDGPCTQYRQRGNFFMFCTELFKQGFTAGTWNFFEASHGKGAPDGVGGALKRRADSLVSKGTDIPHAAKFFDVLQKTETTIKLFFVNEEAVEKAVQEMPNDVPSIPSTMRIHQVVTLAQGELTYRDISCLCTTRQNLTCKCFNAKSFTLDHQQAALRATEIMWQSSDIVGKWCVVKYDDDIYPGVITDTSETHVEVRCMHKIGVNRFFWPARKDLLWYLFEDILCIIPPLRQVTSRYMAIEKGVWDQLDSVP; this is encoded by the exons ATGGGAAGACCAAAA GGAGCAAAGCCACCACATAGTGCAGCAGAAAAGCAGCGGCTCTATCGGGCTCGACGTGATGCCGACCCAGAGCGGAGGGAAAGATATCTTGAGAGGGAAAAAAGAAAATACAGGGAGGACTTAGAATCAGGCAAGAAGAAAACAATTGACCAACTAAGTGAGAGAGAAAAGCGCAGACGACGCAAAAAGTGGAGGGAGACATACCATACAATCAAAGACAGAAAAAAAGTTCAGCAGTACCTTGTGACCCCTCCAAACACACCCCAACTCTCACCAGAGCAAGCTATAGATCCACAACCAAGAACTTCCAG GCAATGTGATCAGGGGCGGAGAAGACGACGAAAAACACTAAAGAACCTTGAAAAACAAATTCATCAACTACAAGGCCTATTGAGGAAACAAACCcagaaaacagaaaaatacaaGAAAAAAGTCCAGCGCATGACAAAGAAAGTCCTAAAAAAGAAGACAAAAGAAACTGAGTCTCCACGCACAAAAGTTAAAAGACAGATGACACAGCTTCCACCAGCAGCCATTCAAAAAACTCTTCTGTTTCATGAGGCTCTGGTGGACGGCATCCGAAACAAATACAGAAAAGCACAGGGGGAAAAAGAAAGGCAAATAATTGCAAAAGTACTAACAGGAAAagtccttaaaaagtacagattgCAACGCTTGGCTCAAAACTCATTAGGATTTTCAAAGAAAAGATGGAGGAATGATGAGAATGTCAACTACAGCTACCAACGGAAGCGGAACAGCAGGGTTCCAGATAGTTTGACAAGTAGAGTGAGAGCTTTCTACACAAGGGATGATGTTAGTCGTATCACAACAGGGAAGAGACAGACCATCACTTGGAAGAAAACTAAAAAGCAGAAACGGTTCCTTTTGGATACCATGAAAAATTTGCACATGAAGTTTTTAGCTGAAGAGCAAAGCTCCATCTCTTACTCACTCTTCTGTTTGCTTCGTCCTTTCTGGGTTATTCATCCAACTCTGAGTGATCGGGACACATGCATGTGCAAGATGCATGAGAATCTGGGTTTTATTGTACAGAAGCTGCACAACTTGAAAGTGATCAGCACTATCAACCTGGAAGATCTTGTGAAAACCATCGCATGTGACACAGAAAACATGAAGTGCATGTATGGAGAATGCTCTGAGTGCAAGAATCTATGCTGCCCAGTCTCCTCCAAGTACAATCCAGAGAGTCAAGAGACATATCTCGAATGGGCAATAGTGGATAAAGAGCATAACAATGACCCCAGTGGCAAAACATCTAAAATCACAATCAAACAAGAATCCCAGGCAACACAAGAAGaacttctggaccagctgaacctgctgctgcatAGGTTTAAGAGACATTCTTATAACATCAAGAATCAGTTTACCCACTACAGGGCACTGAGACAGGGCTTGAAGtcacatgaatgtttaattcacGTTGACTTCTCTGAAAATTACGTCTGCAAGTACAGCACAGAAATACAGGCTGTCCACTTTGGAGCATCACACCAGCAGGCAACACTGCACACAGGTGTGCTTTATGTGAACACATCCTCCTGCCCTATGTCCTTCTGCACAGTGTCCCCCTCAAGACTGAAGGGTCCACCAGCAATCTGGCAGCATTTGTCACCAGTCCTTGATTATGTGCATGTGGCACATCCAGAGGTCTCCACAATCCATTTTTACAGTGATGGCCCATGCACTCAGTATAGACAGCGAgggaattttttcatgttttgtacTGAGCTGTTCAAACAAGGATTCACTGCTGGAACATGGAACTTCTTTGAGGCGAGCCATGGGAAGGGGGCACCAGATGGTGTAGGAGGAGCTCTGAAGAGGAGAGCCGACAGTCTGGTCAGCAAAGGGACAGACATTCCTCATGCTGCCAAATTCTTTGATGTGTTGCAAAAGACAGAAACAACAATTAAGTTGTTTTTTGTCAATGAGGAAGCAGTGGAGAAAGCTGTTCAGGAGATGCCAAATGATGTGCCATCAATTCCCTCCACAATGAGGATACATCAGGTGGTAACCCTTGCCCAAGGAGAACTGACATACAGAGATATCAGCTGCTTGTGCACAACAAGACAAAATCTAACTTGTAAGTGCTTTAATGCAAAGTCTTTCACGTTGGATCATCAACAGGCAGCACTCAGAGCCACAGAAATTATGTGGCAAAGTTCAGACATTGTTGGCAAATGGTGTGTGGTTAAGTATGATGATGACATATACCCAGGTGTCATCACAGATACATCTGAAACACATGTTGAGGTCCGTTGCATGCACAAAATTGGGGTCAACAGGTTTTTCTGGCCAGCGCGCAAAGACCTGCTGTGGTACCTCTTTGAGGACATTTTGTGCATCATCCCACCCCTGAGGCAGGTCACATCTCGCTATATGGCAATTGAAAAGGGGGTCTGGGACCAACTTGACAGTGTGCCTTAG
- the LOC129162105 gene encoding uncharacterized protein isoform X2: MTKKVLKKKTKETESPRTKVKRQMTQLPPAAIQKTLLFHEALVDGIRNKYRKAQGEKERQIIAKVLTGKVLKKYRLQRLAQNSLGFSKKRWRNDENVNYSYQRKRNSRVPDSLTSRVRAFYTRDDVSRITTGKRQTITWKKTKKQKRFLLDTMKNLHMKFLAEEQSSISYSLFCLLRPFWVIHPTLSDRDTCMCKMHENLGFIVQKLHNLKVISTINLEDLVKTIACDTENMKCMYGECSECKNLCCPVSSKYNPESQETYLEWAIVDKEHNNDPSGKTSKITIKQESQATQEELLDQLNLLLHRFKRHSYNIKNQFTHYRALRQGLKSHECLIHVDFSENYVCKYSTEIQAVHFGASHQQATLHTGVLYVNTSSCPMSFCTVSPSRLKGPPAIWQHLSPVLDYVHVAHPEVSTIHFYSDGPCTQYRQRGNFFMFCTELFKQGFTAGTWNFFEASHGKGAPDGVGGALKRRADSLVSKGTDIPHAAKFFDVLQKTETTIKLFFVNEEAVEKAVQEMPNDVPSIPSTMRIHQVVTLAQGELTYRDISCLCTTRQNLTCKCFNAKSFTLDHQQAALRATEIMWQSSDIVGKWCVVKYDDDIYPGVITDTSETHVEVRCMHKIGVNRFFWPARKDLLWYLFEDILCIIPPLRQVTSRYMAIEKGVWDQLDSVP; this comes from the coding sequence ATGACAAAGAAAGTCCTAAAAAAGAAGACAAAAGAAACTGAGTCTCCACGCACAAAAGTTAAAAGACAGATGACACAGCTTCCACCAGCAGCCATTCAAAAAACTCTTCTGTTTCATGAGGCTCTGGTGGACGGCATCCGAAACAAATACAGAAAAGCACAGGGGGAAAAAGAAAGGCAAATAATTGCAAAAGTACTAACAGGAAAagtccttaaaaagtacagattgCAACGCTTGGCTCAAAACTCATTAGGATTTTCAAAGAAAAGATGGAGGAATGATGAGAATGTCAACTACAGCTACCAACGGAAGCGGAACAGCAGGGTTCCAGATAGTTTGACAAGTAGAGTGAGAGCTTTCTACACAAGGGATGATGTTAGTCGTATCACAACAGGGAAGAGACAGACCATCACTTGGAAGAAAACTAAAAAGCAGAAACGGTTCCTTTTGGATACCATGAAAAATTTGCACATGAAGTTTTTAGCTGAAGAGCAAAGCTCCATCTCTTACTCACTCTTCTGTTTGCTTCGTCCTTTCTGGGTTATTCATCCAACTCTGAGTGATCGGGACACATGCATGTGCAAGATGCATGAGAATCTGGGTTTTATTGTACAGAAGCTGCACAACTTGAAAGTGATCAGCACTATCAACCTGGAAGATCTTGTGAAAACCATCGCATGTGACACAGAAAACATGAAGTGCATGTATGGAGAATGCTCTGAGTGCAAGAATCTATGCTGCCCAGTCTCCTCCAAGTACAATCCAGAGAGTCAAGAGACATATCTCGAATGGGCAATAGTGGATAAAGAGCATAACAATGACCCCAGTGGCAAAACATCTAAAATCACAATCAAACAAGAATCCCAGGCAACACAAGAAGaacttctggaccagctgaacctgctgctgcatAGGTTTAAGAGACATTCTTATAACATCAAGAATCAGTTTACCCACTACAGGGCACTGAGACAGGGCTTGAAGtcacatgaatgtttaattcacGTTGACTTCTCTGAAAATTACGTCTGCAAGTACAGCACAGAAATACAGGCTGTCCACTTTGGAGCATCACACCAGCAGGCAACACTGCACACAGGTGTGCTTTATGTGAACACATCCTCCTGCCCTATGTCCTTCTGCACAGTGTCCCCCTCAAGACTGAAGGGTCCACCAGCAATCTGGCAGCATTTGTCACCAGTCCTTGATTATGTGCATGTGGCACATCCAGAGGTCTCCACAATCCATTTTTACAGTGATGGCCCATGCACTCAGTATAGACAGCGAgggaattttttcatgttttgtacTGAGCTGTTCAAACAAGGATTCACTGCTGGAACATGGAACTTCTTTGAGGCGAGCCATGGGAAGGGGGCACCAGATGGTGTAGGAGGAGCTCTGAAGAGGAGAGCCGACAGTCTGGTCAGCAAAGGGACAGACATTCCTCATGCTGCCAAATTCTTTGATGTGTTGCAAAAGACAGAAACAACAATTAAGTTGTTTTTTGTCAATGAGGAAGCAGTGGAGAAAGCTGTTCAGGAGATGCCAAATGATGTGCCATCAATTCCCTCCACAATGAGGATACATCAGGTGGTAACCCTTGCCCAAGGAGAACTGACATACAGAGATATCAGCTGCTTGTGCACAACAAGACAAAATCTAACTTGTAAGTGCTTTAATGCAAAGTCTTTCACGTTGGATCATCAACAGGCAGCACTCAGAGCCACAGAAATTATGTGGCAAAGTTCAGACATTGTTGGCAAATGGTGTGTGGTTAAGTATGATGATGACATATACCCAGGTGTCATCACAGATACATCTGAAACACATGTTGAGGTCCGTTGCATGCACAAAATTGGGGTCAACAGGTTTTTCTGGCCAGCGCGCAAAGACCTGCTGTGGTACCTCTTTGAGGACATTTTGTGCATCATCCCACCCCTGAGGCAGGTCACATCTCGCTATATGGCAATTGAAAAGGGGGTCTGGGACCAACTTGACAGTGTGCCTTAG